From Rhodococcus sp. B7740, one genomic window encodes:
- a CDS encoding pyruvate carboxyltransferase: MVFDGLPTGARLVEVGLRDGLQAVSQFVDTDHKLELLHGIVDSGVTTVEITSFAHPKVLPQFSDAERIIEQAPRRDGVYYKALVPNVRGAQRACDTQIEEIVAIIPVDREMAAKNQNSTPEQLLHDFTAIVDQGHRSGKKVSAAVATAFFAPCRGAVDAAQLDAVIERVVDAGADSLYLAGTSGVETPNEFYDGVRRVKGRHPGIPVGVHLHNRNGFGTVNALASLSAGADWIEASFGGLGGDMWFPGDPSVLGNAPMEDVVALLDSLGIETGIDLDAYLAMVRAGERFTGTPSYSFVSRGGTRQQLADAQWPV; encoded by the coding sequence ATGGTGTTCGACGGGTTGCCCACGGGCGCGAGATTGGTCGAGGTCGGCCTTCGAGACGGTCTGCAGGCGGTATCGCAGTTCGTGGACACCGACCACAAACTCGAGCTGCTGCACGGAATCGTCGATTCCGGTGTGACGACCGTCGAGATCACGTCCTTCGCGCACCCGAAAGTGTTGCCGCAGTTCAGCGATGCCGAACGCATCATCGAGCAGGCACCGCGACGAGACGGCGTCTACTACAAGGCGCTGGTACCCAATGTTCGGGGCGCACAACGGGCTTGCGATACCCAGATCGAGGAGATCGTTGCGATCATCCCGGTCGATCGCGAGATGGCCGCGAAGAACCAGAATTCGACGCCCGAGCAGTTGCTGCACGATTTCACTGCGATCGTCGACCAGGGTCATCGCTCGGGAAAGAAAGTCAGCGCGGCGGTGGCGACCGCCTTCTTCGCTCCGTGCCGCGGCGCGGTCGACGCTGCCCAACTCGATGCGGTGATCGAGCGCGTGGTCGATGCCGGAGCGGACTCCTTGTACCTGGCGGGCACGAGCGGGGTGGAAACTCCCAACGAGTTCTACGACGGTGTTCGACGCGTCAAGGGCCGTCACCCCGGGATCCCGGTGGGGGTTCATCTGCACAACCGCAACGGCTTCGGCACCGTCAACGCGTTGGCGAGCCTGTCCGCGGGAGCCGATTGGATCGAGGCGTCCTTCGGGGGCCTCGGCGGAGACATGTGGTTTCCCGGCGACCCGTCCGTTCTCGGCAACGCCCCCATGGAGGACGTGGTGGCGCTGTTGGATTCGCTCGGGATCGAGACGGGCATCGACCTCGATGCCTATCTGGCAATGGTGCGGGCCGGTGAGAGGTTCACCGGAACGCCGTCGTACTCGTTCGTCTCCCGAGGTGGCACCAGGCAACAGCTCGCTGATGCACAATGGCCCGTGTGA
- a CDS encoding lipopolysaccharide biosynthesis protein — MNGNLIKAGIAALWTYGGRGIGLLWTVALIAKLGISDYGQYAMAFALAAILAAPLDHPFTVRSIRVTERDFLGERTTRVLVGAVLVVAGLCLVQVSYIAWFALVIGGGELVFNAYKSRALRDGRPDLTQRLDTTRQATSIALATAYLFAVPDPTLTVASLLYAAPYFVIALLAALQARVAAPRVPGSWREMSMLFSENLANAVYIQGDVLLLGFLTDSTIAGYYSVAAVTAWAVAFIGQAFGNTFHEKLRAADGLVSAGPALKHTAALGTAAGSLLLVAGLLLFFTPASDQIAGALVVMSLFVVMRVMNHVFTTVLYLQHRDRTRVLAAATLAPLKMVLVLCLFPFGAVGAAVASVITDAVLLVWFMRALYRTAVKDKSVKEEVPQ; from the coding sequence ATGAACGGCAACCTGATCAAGGCCGGGATCGCGGCCCTGTGGACCTACGGCGGCCGCGGCATCGGCCTGCTGTGGACCGTCGCGCTGATCGCCAAGCTGGGGATCAGCGATTACGGCCAGTACGCGATGGCCTTCGCCCTCGCCGCGATTCTGGCTGCGCCACTGGATCATCCGTTCACCGTGCGCTCGATTCGCGTGACCGAACGCGATTTCCTGGGCGAGCGCACTACCCGCGTACTCGTCGGTGCCGTGCTCGTCGTCGCTGGGCTGTGTCTGGTACAGGTCAGTTACATCGCCTGGTTCGCCCTCGTCATCGGCGGTGGTGAGCTGGTCTTCAACGCATACAAGAGCAGGGCACTGCGCGACGGCCGTCCCGACCTCACACAACGACTGGACACCACGAGGCAGGCAACGTCCATCGCGCTGGCGACGGCGTACTTGTTCGCCGTTCCCGACCCCACGTTGACAGTCGCCAGCCTGCTCTACGCCGCACCGTATTTCGTGATCGCACTGCTCGCAGCCCTGCAGGCCCGGGTCGCCGCGCCGCGCGTTCCCGGCTCGTGGCGCGAGATGTCGATGCTGTTCTCGGAGAACCTCGCCAACGCGGTCTACATCCAAGGCGACGTGCTGCTGCTCGGCTTCCTCACCGATTCCACCATCGCCGGCTACTACTCCGTTGCCGCGGTGACCGCCTGGGCGGTGGCCTTCATCGGACAGGCCTTCGGCAACACATTCCACGAAAAGCTGCGTGCAGCAGACGGACTCGTGAGCGCCGGACCGGCCTTGAAGCACACCGCGGCTCTCGGCACCGCAGCGGGCTCACTGCTGCTGGTGGCCGGCCTCCTGCTCTTCTTCACGCCCGCGTCGGATCAGATCGCGGGTGCCCTGGTGGTGATGTCGCTGTTCGTGGTGATGCGGGTGATGAATCACGTGTTCACCACCGTGCTCTACCTCCAGCACCGCGACCGCACGCGAGTGCTGGCGGCCGCAACCCTGGCACCGCTGAAAATGGTCCTCGTCCTGTGTCTGTTCCCGTTCGGTGCCGTCGGCGCAGCCGTCGCCTCGGTGATCACCGACGCCGTACTGCTCGTCTGGTTCATGCGCGCCCTGTACCGCACTGCGGTGAAAGACAAATCGGTGAAAGAAGAGGTGCCGCAATGA
- a CDS encoding glycosyltransferase, producing MRRATFLLSKDPVTEHGGDIALSRLMMQLAREAFEVRSICLSKETDVVPDVVRVPKPTVDVALLLKSVRPTRSVVHGRYDVDAFRDAIDTSTSDVYVAEHSYMAESFLRSAKLGSPFAINTVNTESQVWKVTRGLIGRIEAPRILRDEIRVARAAHAVGTYDADEAQMYRDNGVRDARWIDLTLEPAPQLDLSQTAKRLVFMGTRDWPPNQEAFKIALEYWPAISAGIEGAELCIIGAKAPGAKDPVYPAGVRDLGFVDDLQEFLGTCRALIAPVATGGGVRVKILDAASKGLPVVGTSAAVGSLDSIFELPTFDDKEQFVAECRRYLLDRTAAVKAGERIYELNTARWNDRVPHSTVEALISAPLTST from the coding sequence ATGAGACGCGCGACGTTCCTGCTGTCCAAGGACCCCGTCACCGAACACGGCGGCGACATCGCACTGTCCCGTCTGATGATGCAGCTCGCCCGTGAGGCGTTCGAGGTGCGATCGATCTGCCTGTCCAAGGAGACCGACGTCGTCCCCGACGTGGTGCGTGTCCCCAAGCCGACCGTCGACGTCGCTCTGCTCCTGAAGTCGGTGCGGCCGACGCGCTCGGTGGTACACGGACGCTACGACGTCGACGCCTTCCGCGACGCCATCGACACATCCACCTCCGATGTGTATGTGGCCGAACACAGTTACATGGCCGAATCGTTCCTCCGCTCGGCCAAGTTGGGGTCACCGTTCGCGATCAACACCGTCAACACCGAATCGCAGGTGTGGAAGGTGACCCGTGGACTGATCGGCCGTATCGAGGCACCCCGCATCCTGCGGGACGAGATCCGCGTCGCCCGCGCGGCCCATGCCGTCGGGACCTACGACGCCGACGAGGCCCAGATGTACCGAGACAACGGAGTCCGCGACGCTCGGTGGATCGACCTCACCCTCGAACCAGCACCGCAACTCGACCTGTCCCAGACCGCGAAGCGCCTGGTGTTCATGGGGACTCGCGATTGGCCACCGAACCAGGAGGCCTTCAAGATCGCGCTCGAGTACTGGCCTGCGATCTCGGCGGGAATCGAGGGTGCCGAACTGTGCATCATCGGCGCCAAGGCTCCCGGTGCCAAGGATCCCGTCTACCCCGCCGGCGTTCGCGATCTCGGCTTCGTCGACGATCTGCAGGAATTCCTCGGCACCTGCCGGGCACTGATCGCCCCGGTCGCCACCGGCGGCGGCGTGCGCGTCAAGATCCTCGACGCAGCCAGCAAGGGACTCCCCGTCGTCGGTACCTCGGCGGCCGTCGGATCACTGGATTCGATCTTCGAGCTGCCCACGTTCGACGACAAGGAGCAGTTCGTCGCCGAATGCCGCCGCTACCTGCTCGACCGCACCGCCGCCGTCAAAGCAGGGGAGCGAATCTACGAGCTGAACACCGCGCGGTGGAACGACCGTGTGCCCCATTCGACCGTCGAAGCACTGATCAGCGCCCCGTTGACGAGCACTTAG
- a CDS encoding GntR family transcriptional regulator: protein MSELSDKILDLLVSGLYSPGEKLNEAELAGRLGVSRTPVREALLTLATTGVVTVEKNKGARVTEFTRETVEAIYSSRSLLEPHAAKLATGHFSVEELAELRRTAQRMHDIVVEAEDLPEIARLNNAFHTAVLSKCPNARMAEMAIALLKPLVAARTFRKYNAKEISRSAAHHLEIVDALECEDAEWVEAIMRAHIRAGCHSATAED, encoded by the coding sequence GTGTCCGAGCTGAGCGACAAGATCCTGGACCTGCTCGTCTCGGGTCTCTACAGCCCGGGCGAGAAGCTGAACGAGGCCGAACTCGCCGGGCGGCTCGGCGTCAGCCGGACTCCGGTGCGTGAAGCGCTTCTCACTCTGGCCACCACGGGCGTGGTCACGGTGGAGAAGAACAAGGGGGCCAGGGTCACGGAGTTCACCCGCGAGACGGTCGAGGCGATCTACTCGTCCCGGTCGCTCCTGGAACCGCACGCCGCCAAGCTTGCCACGGGCCATTTCTCGGTCGAGGAGCTGGCGGAGCTACGTCGTACGGCGCAGCGGATGCACGACATCGTCGTCGAGGCCGAGGACCTGCCGGAGATCGCGCGTCTGAACAACGCCTTCCACACTGCCGTGCTGTCGAAGTGCCCGAACGCGCGAATGGCGGAGATGGCCATCGCGTTGCTGAAACCTCTTGTTGCAGCACGAACTTTTCGAAAGTACAACGCCAAGGAGATCTCGCGCAGCGCAGCACATCACCTCGAGATCGTCGACGCGTTGGAATGCGAGGACGCCGAGTGGGTGGAGGCCATCATGCGTGCACACATTCGAGCCGGCTGTCACAGCGCGACCGCAGAAGACTGA